The Kribbella sp. HUAS MG21 genome includes the window CGCCTCCTGGACCGCCGGGCTGCTTACGCACCGATGAAGTAGCCCGTCAGCACCCGCGCCAGCGTCTCCGGAGGGAGCGTGTGGAACGTTCCGTCATGCCCTTCCACACTGCCCTGCGGCAACGCGGCCACCGCCTCCTGCACGGACCGCTGCATCCACTCGGGGCTGGCGTTGCTGTAGAGCCCCAGCGTCGGTACGGCGGTCGACGCGAGCAGCTCCACCGGTACGGCGCTGTCCCGCATCTGCAGCGCGTCGTACACCAGGGTCGGCGCCATGGCCTCCAGGCCCGCCCACATCGGCGTCTGGCGAATCTGCTCGACCACCTCACGTGGCTGACCCACCGCCTCGACCATGAACAGCTCCGCCGCACCACCTGGGTTCCCCGCGGCGACGTACTCCCGCAGCCGCTCCAGGTACCGCTCCGGCGCCGGCGGCGCGCCCTCGACGCGGAACGGCGGCTCGACGATCGCCTGCTTCTCGAACGGCAGGCCTGCCTGCAGCAGCACCATCACCCCGGACGAGAACGCACACGCGAACCGTGCGTCGGTAGCCGACCGCACCGCGTCCAGGTCCTCCCACTCACGCTCCACGGCGTACGGCGCGGTGTCGCCGGAGTCACCACGTCCGCGCCGGTCGTACGCCACCACCGTGAACGACGACGCCAGCGCCTCGGCGTACTCGGCGAAGTACGCGCGACCCGTGAACGCGCCGGCGACCAGTACCAGGCCGGGGCCGCTGCCCGTCACGTCGTACGCGACCTCGGTGCCGTCCTTCGAAACCACCTTGTCCATCACACCTGCTCCTTCTGCCAGAGGTTCCCTCTGCCAGACCGTCGAACGGGTCGCGCGCCACCAG containing:
- a CDS encoding alpha/beta hydrolase, with the translated sequence MDKVVSKDGTEVAYDVTGSGPGLVLVAGAFTGRAYFAEYAEALASSFTVVAYDRRGRGDSGDTAPYAVEREWEDLDAVRSATDARFACAFSSGVMVLLQAGLPFEKQAIVEPPFRVEGAPPAPERYLERLREYVAAGNPGGAAELFMVEAVGQPREVVEQIRQTPMWAGLEAMAPTLVYDALQMRDSAVPVELLASTAVPTLGLYSNASPEWMQRSVQEAVAALPQGSVEGHDGTFHTLPPETLARVLTGYFIGA